A region from the Cytophagales bacterium genome encodes:
- a CDS encoding ORF6N domain-containing protein: MELTVKFDDVEDKIIDIREQKVILDSDVAQLYGVETRDINKAVKNNPDKFPPTGGYIFILTKEEKIEVVENFHHLRKLKFSPHIPKAFTEKGLYMLATILKSQRATQTTLSIIETFAKIKNLSRNIKELSVITEDKKKQGILKRSGEIIAEILEDDLFTDESETSIELNFAVLKFKHTIKKKKQNK; the protein is encoded by the coding sequence ATGGAACTCACTGTAAAATTTGATGATGTTGAAGATAAAATCATTGACATCAGAGAGCAAAAGGTCATATTAGACAGTGATGTGGCGCAACTCTATGGAGTGGAAACGCGCGACATAAACAAAGCTGTTAAAAACAACCCTGATAAGTTTCCGCCAACCGGCGGATACATTTTTATCCTTACCAAAGAGGAGAAAATAGAGGTGGTGGAAAATTTCCACCACCTAAGGAAACTCAAATTCTCCCCTCATATTCCCAAAGCATTTACCGAAAAAGGACTGTATATGCTGGCTACCATCCTGAAAAGCCAAAGAGCCACACAAACAACCCTTTCCATAATAGAAACCTTTGCAAAAATAAAAAACCTTTCAAGAAACATAAAGGAGCTATCTGTTATTACTGAAGATAAGAAAAAGCAAGGTATTCTAAAAAGAAGCGGAGAAATCATAGCCGAAATACTTGAAGATGATTTGTTTACCGATGAAAGCGAAACATCTATAGAATTGAACTTTGCCGTTTTAAAATTCAAGCATACCATCAAAAAGAAAAAACAAAACAAATAA